One window from the genome of Leucobacter aridicollis encodes:
- a CDS encoding SHOCT domain-containing protein, whose translation MSLLRTAARASVATRVIGSTHRRQQQRWAAQDTAAAAPAAAAAPPEPVAPPAPAPAGGSTSVLDQLAQLGQLRDAGVLTETEFEAQKQRVLSGA comes from the coding sequence ATGAGTCTCCTCCGCACCGCAGCGCGCGCATCCGTCGCAACACGGGTCATCGGGAGCACCCACCGCCGCCAGCAACAACGCTGGGCCGCGCAGGACACAGCTGCCGCCGCTCCCGCTGCAGCGGCTGCTCCTCCGGAGCCCGTCGCACCGCCCGCACCGGCACCCGCTGGGGGCAGCACTTCGGTTCTCGACCAGCTCGCGCAGCTCGGCCAGCTCCGGGACGCGGGCGTGCTCACTGAAACTGAGTTCGAGGCGCAGAAGCAGCGCGTCCTCTCCGGCGCGTAG
- a CDS encoding DUF6325 family protein, translated as MATEQFAGPVDYLVFVFDEHADLGPGLSAMLDRVEQGIIEILDIELIGVDETGAPGRLELTDLGGVTGINLSTFDGAASSLLDADDLASIAAELQRGQVALAVVYEDRSLAVAAGAWAAAGGVELFSGGIAIEDLERALNEGNQS; from the coding sequence ATGGCAACAGAGCAATTCGCGGGCCCCGTCGACTACCTCGTGTTCGTGTTCGACGAGCACGCCGACCTTGGCCCCGGCCTATCCGCAATGCTAGACCGTGTCGAGCAGGGGATCATTGAGATCTTAGATATCGAGCTCATTGGTGTCGACGAGACAGGCGCTCCCGGCCGGCTCGAGCTCACGGACCTCGGCGGTGTCACCGGCATCAACCTCTCGACGTTCGATGGGGCAGCGAGCAGTCTTCTCGACGCAGATGACCTCGCGAGCATCGCCGCCGAACTTCAACGCGGGCAGGTAGCGCTTGCGGTGGTGTATGAGGATCGCTCGCTCGCTGTCGCTGCAGGAGCATGGGCGGCGGCAGGCGGCGTAGAACTATTCTCGGGCGGAATCGCCATCGAGGATCTCGAACGAGCACTCAACGAAGGGAATCAGTCATGA
- a CDS encoding HdeD family acid-resistance protein — MTTATLSPAAPTKGARLALLIGGIAAVGFGIAVLAWPTKAAVALTGVIASYAIISGIVYAALGVFSKELGAGGRIGHILLGILYVIAGVYAFSSLQQSAAFLALFLTIMVGVMWIVEGFTALFSLGQSGSSGLTIVFAILSVIAGFTLLSSPLWGAVFLWWFLGVALIVLGGLNAVRAITRKKA, encoded by the coding sequence ATGACGACTGCCACCCTGTCCCCCGCCGCGCCTACAAAGGGAGCACGCCTCGCACTGCTAATTGGTGGGATCGCCGCCGTTGGCTTCGGCATCGCCGTACTCGCCTGGCCCACGAAGGCAGCAGTCGCGCTGACCGGTGTCATTGCCTCCTACGCAATCATCTCGGGTATCGTCTACGCGGCACTCGGGGTCTTCTCCAAAGAGCTCGGTGCAGGCGGTCGGATCGGCCACATCCTCCTCGGCATCCTCTACGTGATCGCCGGCGTATATGCCTTTTCCTCGCTCCAGCAGTCCGCTGCGTTCCTGGCGCTTTTCCTCACCATCATGGTTGGCGTCATGTGGATCGTCGAGGGCTTCACTGCGCTTTTCTCTCTCGGCCAGTCCGGTTCGAGTGGCCTCACAATCGTGTTCGCGATCCTCTCCGTCATCGCCGGTTTCACACTCCTAAGCAGCCCATTGTGGGGTGCAGTATTCCTGTGGTGGTTCCTCGGTGTCGCGCTCATCGTGCTTGGTGGTCTGAACGCGGTCCGCGCCATCACCAGGAAGAAGGCCTAA